The following is a genomic window from Bombina bombina isolate aBomBom1 chromosome 3, aBomBom1.pri, whole genome shotgun sequence.
caaacctccttccatcagcaagggcattgaagatgaaacatggctgggtctttcagcatgacaatgatcccaaacacaccgcctgggcaatgaaggagtggcttcgtaagaagcatttcaaggtcctggagtggcctagccagtctccagatctcaaccccatagaaaatctttggaggaagttgaaagttgttgcccagcgacagccccaaaacatccctGCTCTAGAGGACATCTGCAtgaaggaatgggccaacataccagcaacagtgtgtgacaaccttgtgaagacttacagaaaaagtttgacctctgtcattgccaacaaaggatatataacaaagtattgagaggaacttttgatattgaccaaatacttattttccaccataatttgcaaataaattctttccaaatcatacaatgtgattgtctggatttgtttccacattttgtctctcatagttgaggtatacctatgatgaaaattacaggcctctctcatcttcttaagtgggagaacttgcacaattggtggctgactaaatacttttttgccccactgtgtatatatatatatatatatatatatatatatatatatatatatatatatatatatacacactgtatatatgtgtgtgtgtgtgtgaatatctatttataaatacttagaacatattcccctaaaatatttacagcaaatacatagttaaacactttattaaaaatgaatattgcataaatatgatttttcaggtttacaatttatatatatactagtcctaaagcctgtgtacacgggccattttttgcaatacagcggtcccaccccttgctctctttctctcacccctctctctctcccccctctcttttgctatctctctctaccccctctcttttgctctctccccctttctcttttgccgtctctctccccctttctcttttgccgtctctctccccctttctcttttgccgtctctctccccctttctcttttgccgtctctctccccctctctcttttgccgtctctctcccccgctctcttttgccgtctctctcctcctctctcttttgccgtctctctctctatcccccctcttctgctctctctattcaccctcttctgttctctctatcccccctctttagagctctctgtctctcggcagccCGACATCTGGCCCCGCCCAGCTCCGCCCGTGTCACGCCTGGCCCCATCCGCGCCACGTCCGCCCCTGCCCACGTCACGTCCGGCCAAGCCCATGTtgcacccgcccggccatgcccactccaccagacgccaggtcagttggaaggccaggtgtgtttgtctttgcgcgcagtctctactgcgcatgacatcttcggacaaacacacttggccttttattatttaggatatatttttttattttattttttatttatttatttgacagTGTTCTTATGaaggtaactgtacttttaaatataattttgatgtattttgtgcaacttttttgttgagcCCTGgcgtgtgttaaattcaattaaGCTCAAGCAAACACgtatactttcaactcgtaatacgcgcacaaagacccgcgataaaccccttctcGCAAacgcacaacacttgtaatctagccctatatagggaGCATGCAGGTTGACAAGGTACATTTTAGTTCTAAAATTATTTAACTGCACTAAAATATTAAGTGCCTTCTAGGTAAAATCCATGTTTTGTGTAGATCCCAGGTATCCCCTGAAAGGTTATATACTGTGCACTGTGGTTGCTCTACATAATCTCCTTacctcaaacaaaaaaaaagaaaaaatgttactaAAGGGAAAATAATGTAAAACAGAAGTTGCAGGGCTGTAAGTTTAATGATAATTGTTATGCAAATATAGcacctacatatttttttaaattagtgcaTTTTCCCATTCTTATTATTATTTCATTCACTCTACTCATTCATAAAAAAATAGACCAAAGCACTTAATCCAAAAATTTACATTGGTATTACTGCTTGTATGGTTTAAATACGTCAATTTAGTCAGGGGTCTTAAAATGGTTCAGTCACAGTGGTTAGTGTATCACTGAATTGCTCAATAAAAGAGTTTGCACTTCTGctcataaaaaatacaaaaccaaattggtTTTCTAATAAATTCTTATTATTTGTCTGCATCCCTGTTTGGCATAGACTTCACTTTAACTCGTCtgtcagccaaggggttaaagggacattccagtcaaaatcttaatgcacatagattaattacatctttgcatagaaagatatttgcaatatacatgtattagcaaaaatgcttctagtaaaagttatcactgttttagtgttaacatttttctctgcacgtgcatgtgaagcatagctagatattgtcactgcacccacattttaaataaggcagctgctcagatcatcactggggcttgtatcatgtcagcaattaacaaatagagtcattaccagatggtacaagcatcttaggctctctgagcaagtactgtgtttaaaatgctggtgcacggtgcatacctaaatacacttttgaaacagcgatAGCTTTtatgagaagcatttttgctaatgcatatatattacaaaattgcttctgctcaatatcaaaatgcacccatgtggtttccaattttggctggaatatccctttaatgtaggcTGTACTATCATGTAGTGGCACTATGTTTATCTAGAGCAGAAAATGTCCACCTGTCTTCTCCATATTATATTCTCCAACCTTTTTATAGTGCAACCATGCACATTACAAGAAAATGGCTATAtattttatccaaaccatcctaagaTGAGACATTTTCTTTTAGTTAAAGGATAGTATAGGGATTACTATTAACGCCCtttttgtgcttgtattacaagtggtgagttaagtgttgcacacaagcgcaatccCAAACTACCGctataaaatgtagcacttttaaagacctgaagtaaaccattattattattaatagtatagcacggAACTATATATCCACCTGTCTTTCCATATTATATTCTCCAACCTTTTTATAGTTAAAATTAGAGCACACTAAAACACCACATAAGCTTAATATATTTGGCAAAGTTCTaaccttaatatattcagtttaccTCTTCGATTCACTGTGTTTTTCACCAGTGTTAGAATTCTGGGTGTACTAAATTATTCAATTAACTTGTTTATCAGCAGGCAGCTTTGTGAGTAAACATGGCTTCATCACTCTAAGAATCAGtctagattctccttgaaaaacatGGGCGCCAATTCTTAATTCACAGTAATCGTTCAAGGCTGCCTTCATTTTGACTTTGGCCATACCGGATTTTCCATTGATCTACATATGACAGAGTCTACAGTGATTCAGAATAGCTGTTAAGTCTTCAAGTTTCCATAAATGTTTTTGTCTTTCATACTGTGCAATGCAATAAAGTCCTTGCATAACGTTACCAAAACCCAACTAAAGTCTGTCTTACAAACATGGTGAAGTCTGGTTTTGTCTGGTAAAAATGATCAAGAGCTGGTTTTAACTGTAAAGGTAAATTGTTGCTGCTATCTTTTTCCTGAGCGCCTTGTCTCTTTGCCATTGCTCACTGGGTTGGGGGCACCAGTGAGAGAGTGGTTGGGTTGGCTTCGGGTTATGCGGCCACTGGTCTGATGAGGGGGAGGCGGCAGAGGCTGGTGTGTGGCAGGTCCTGAGCTATTATTGCCATTTCCATTGGGCAGATCAGAAGCTGAAAATTAGAtgggaaaacaaatgaatacatttGCCCTGCCATTATTGTAGTATCCTCCTATTTTGCAACGCTAGATAATGCTTTTGTTAGCTGCTTGAAAACACCAGTACACCAATTTGAAGTTTAATATATCTGTTTTTGATAAATGTATTGAATGCTTTAAAGTTAGAGCGAACCTACTCAGCTTctattttcaataaagaatataaaaCCAAAATAGTACATACTGCAGTAGCCATGAAAAACATTTCTACCCTAATAGGGAATTCTTATTTTTGAAGAGCTTTTAGTCCAACTGGGAAAGTATAATATTTAACATCGGCATTAAAAGGATTTAACATTGAATACTCAACTATTACATTTAACATTAAACACTTAAGCATCCACAATAATAAGATAAAGTTTGAGACAGCCAAAAGTCACATTTGCCCATTAccttataaaaataaatgaaacttTATGATTGCGCTATGCATAGCATGGATGATTCATAGATTCCATTTCAGAAGTGTTTCCCAAATTAATACAGAGGAATTGCAACAAATCCTAAGAAACCAATAACACATTGTCTGTAATAGCTTTTCATTGTCAATAATGAATGCACAGCTACTCTCCACAACCACACAATCCACGGGCAGCAATTTATTTTGCCAACAAATGCTGTACGACAATAGCACCAGCAtgcatgctctttgtaaatcaCGTTACAACATTTTTAGGCATCAAGATATGATAAAACATTGATCAGTGTTGTATTACTGTATTACTGTATTTGTTCTTATCACTTCAGCTGGAAGGCCATATGGTAGAAAACGTCCTCTAGTATTTCCAAAAAATACCAATTCCCAACTTGAAATCATGACATTATCTGTTATACAGTAAAATAGTTTGACAATgcttttatgtttacttttaaaaGTTAGGCTGCAAGCAATATAGCCAATCAGAGTCCACATTACCAAACTACTATTCTCATCAGGAATGTGATATAGGCCGCCATTGACCTTGGGTGGGCGCCTACTGTGGATATTGGTAAAAAATAAACCATTAATATATTTTGAAGACACCCTCAAATGCTCTACACTAAGTAGACTATAAGTAGTGATCCACTACTTAAGATTACGCAAAAGGAATGGATATAGAGAGACCGTCAGACAGAGATATCCCTTCTGAATGTCAAAAAGGAACAAAGTGAACCCTGGTAGATTAGTTTTTCCATTAGAGGAAAGAGTGTGATTAGTCAAAGTGTAGAACAAATCCCAGTATCTGTAAAGTATAATAAGGCAGAAAAAGGAGGCACCTGAGAGCGTGCTAATACAAGGTTAGAGCCAAGGTATGTAAATGATAGTAAGTGGTAATTTATATTGCAGAATATTTCTTGACTAAATAACTTACAGTCAGTAAATGTTAACTTCACAGACAAGACAGCTGGGGTTGACTCATCTTTACCTGGAGGAGTCTGGTTGTTGGATGAGCTGTGATTTGCTGATCCAGTCACGTTCTCTGCCTGTGCCtgtaaaaagagaaaaatatatattgttaaagaAAAGCAGTTCCAATCCTCACACACCAtgggataaaataaaaatgcacatcTACCTGCTTGTTTTGGGATTGCTGGGCCACATATTCAGGGTTTGGCTCACTAAAGTTGGGGACCTCTGAGTAAACCATACAAAACCTTGAACagaaaataaactttataaaaacagacagtttctaattttttctaaacaaattttcactaagggccagattacaagtggcatgttaaatatttttttgcttACGCTCTAACTACATTCAAAAGTAAAAAACTACCCGGGCAGGTTATcgtgcatattacaagctgaaagtaaaagttAGCGCGCAAGGGTTTTCGTTAAATTCCGGACTTCGGATATCGCGACTACGttaacttcttcccatagactttaacAGGGCgcactgtaaaaaacaaaacaaaaaaaatctaacacttatcaTTCACGCGCTATCCTGACACCTCATTAGACCAAcagcgctaaagccgaaggtagttatgaatactttatattccaatgttcttcaaatagaacattttctatttatttttttaaacagatatatagaaataaatatctataggaatatatatatatatatatatatatatatatatatatatatatatatatatatatatatatatatatatatttaaaaatacaaagaacattttcttctacgcacatacatacatatttacacatacaaatgtactttatatatatatatatatatatatatatatatatatatatatatatatatatatatataaattttaacaaTGAACAGTGATATCACAGGATTTTCCTAAATAGGGTGAAAAATTAAGTGTTTACCTCCTCCCCTCAGAGTTTCAACATAGACCGGATTGGAGCAACATGTGAAAATCGCAAAACCGGAAGTACTACATCAGGGCACTGCCGGTCCGGTGTTACAAAGCCGTGTATAGTAATACAGATCAAACAAATACATAACTTGGTATAAAATGAGCTCTATACTGTATACTCACTACAATTTACATGGTATCCCTGTCACCAGTGAGTAAGATACTAGGAGCTTGCAGCCAGGATATACAAGTGATCGCACCACCGGAAGTGACTGTATTGCCCAAACACAAGATAGCCCCACTTTggtttgttctgaagaaggggattgtATTCCCCAAAATGTCAAGAAATTTGACCTGTTTCGGAAAATCCTGTGATATCACTGTTCATTGTTAATTATTCATTTTCAGTGCTTACACAGGTGACTGTACCAGGAGGGCGGATtcatatttggatatatatatatatatatatatatatatatatatatatatatatatatatatatatacacatacatatacacacacatatatatatatatatatatatatgtatatatatatacacatacatacatacatacatacgtacaacaTAGCCTTTTCCAGTCTAATACCTCGTCGGCAATatctcttttaacccttataaaacatttttactaaTACTCATGTGAATTGTATTATCAGAAAGTCTATATATGAGTGCaattgtttattttaatgtgtttgtgatttttttttttaacccttacaatttacCCTTGGTCTCCAGTCACGCTAATACTTTGAGCTTAGTTTTTGCTTGCGCTCGAGCACAACGGTTTACTGTCAGCTTGTAATATGCATGTTACTTAGCGAGGTTGCGATATTGcttattagcgcaccacttgtaatatagccgtaaatacattttataagcatataaTTAAGGTTATACCCTGCCTCCCTCtcgtcatgggtgctgccatgctgAAATCTATCCTTCACTACATTCCACTCATGACcagtttgcatatgtgcagcaactctctttcagatacctacagtgtaacctaggttgCATAATGGCAGCACTCATGGTAAGAAGTGGCAACACAGTGTATATAATTGGCTGACTGAATAACTAGTCATACAATCTGATGTAAAATTGGTTTAGGTGCAAAACCCTGCATATCACTCTGGAAAGGGGGAGATTTATTATGTAAAACTGCATTATCTGTTTCTACCTCAGAGAGAGTTAATGCATAACATCCACTGCAATATAAAATTGCAGTTTTAGGGGGTACCCTGTACGTCGCCTGTCATAAGGGTCTTCCAGGGTTTTAACAGCGTGGGTCTCGCAGACAGCATTTCTTCTGCGCACCTCACTGCCCTATTTGTGCAAAAGATAGCCTGCCCTTAAgggattaaagaaaaaaaaacattttcaataagCCAAATTGTATCAATTCATGTCAAGCAGGCAAATTAAAATGTCATATCATTTTATGAAATATAACTATTTATAAATGAACAGTTTGATGGTCTTATTTTAGTTATGTACACGATTTCTAGTTTAAAAAGCACAAGGAGTTACATTTCTAGAATTTTATTCAACCAAGAAACAATCACGTTTATcatcatgtaaaaaaaataatgcacagcaCTGCCTTGTGAACATGATATGCTGTTCAAAACAGGCCAAGTGGGTTTTCACATTTTAAGGTTATTAAAAAAAGAAGAGTCCAGAAAgagtgcaaaaacagaatttatgcttacctgataaattactttctccaacggtgtgtccggtccacggcgtcatccataacttgtgggaatattctcttccccaacaggaaatggcaaagagcacagcaaaagctgtccatatagtccctcccaggctccgcccaccccagtcattcgaccgacggacaggagaaaaaacaggagaaaccataaggtgccgtggtgactgtagttaaagaaagaaattcatcaaacctgattaaaaaaccagggcgggccgtggaccggacacaccgttggagaaagtaatttatcaggtaagcataaattctgttttctccaacattggtgtgtccggtccacggcgtcatccaggttacctaaacagaaggcaccacagcttgcaaaacctttctcccaaaaatagcctccgaaaaagcaaaagtatcaaatttgtagaatatggcaaaagtgtgcagggaagaccaagtcgctgccttacatatctgatcaacagaagcctcgttcttgaaggcccatgtggaagccacagccctagtagagtgagctgtgatgcgttcaggaggctgccgtccggcagtctcgtaagccaatcggatgatgctttttagccaaaaggaaagagaggtagcagtagctttttgacctctcctcttgccagaataaacgacaaacagagaagacgtttgtctgaaatcctttgttgcttctaaatagaactacatctaaattgtgtaacaaacgttccttctttgaaactggattcggacacaaagaaggcacaactatttcctggttaatattcttgttggaaacaacctttggaaggaaaccaggtttagtacgcaaaacaaccttatctgaatagaACACCAGATAGGggggattacactgcaaagcagaaaactcagaaactcttctagcagaagaaatagcaaccaaaaacagaactttccaagataacatcttgatatctatggaatgtataggttcaaacggaaccccttgaagaactgaaagaactaaattcagactccagggaggagtcaaaggtctgtaaacaggcttgatcctgaccaaagcctgaacaaaagcttgaacatcaggcactgctgccagtcgtttgtgtaacaagacagataaagcagaaatctgtccctttagagaacttgctgataatcccttatccaaaccttcttgtagaaaggaaaggatcctaggaattttgatcttactccatgagaatcccttggattcacaccaacagatagatcttttccatattttatggtaaatttttctagttacaggttttctggctggtaccagagtatctattacagaatccgaaaacccacgcttagataaaatcaagcgttcaatttccaagccgttagctggagggaaactagatttggatgttcgaatggaccttgtactagaagatcctgtctcaaaggtagcttccatggtggagccgatgacatattcaccaggtctgcataccaagtcctgcgtggccacgcaggagctatcaagatcaccgaggccctctcctgcttgatcctggctaccagcctgggaatgagaggaaacggtggaaacacataagctaggttgaaggtccaaggcgctactaatgcatccactagagtcgccttgggatccatggatctggacctgtagcaaggaaccttgaagttctgacgagacgccatcagatccatgtctggaatgccccataattgagtcaactgggcaaatatctcactcccactcccccggatggaatgtctgacgactcagataatccgcctcccagttttccactcctgggatgtggatcgcagataggtggcaggagtgatcctccgcccattttatgattttggtcacttctctcatcgccagggaactccttgtccccccctgatggttgatgtaagcaacagtcgtcatgttgtctgattggaatcttatgaatctggcctttgctagttgaggccaagccctgagagtattgaatatcgctctcagttccagaatgtttatcgggagaagagactcttcccgagaccatagcccctgagctttcagggagtcccaggccgcgccccagcccactagactggcgtcggtcatgacgatgacccactctggtctgcggaagctcatttcctgggacaggtgatcctgggttagccaccaacggagtgagtctctcgtcttctgatctacttgaatcactggagacaagtctgtatagtccccattccactgtttcagcatgcacagttgtaatggtcttagatgaattcgagcaaaaggaactatgtccattgctgcaaccatcaaccctactacttccatgcactgagctatggaaggtcgtggaacagagtgaagaacttgacaagcgtttagaagttttgactttctgacatctgtcaggaaaatcttcatttctaaagaatctattattgtccccaagaaaggaactcttgtcgacggagacagggaacttttttctatgttcactttccatccgtgagatctgagaaaggccagaacgatgtctgtgtgagcctttgcctttgaaagagacgacgcttgtatcagaatgtcgtccaagtaaggtgccactgcaatgccccttggtcttagaaccgctagaagggacccgagtacctttgtgaaaatccttggagcagtggctagcccgaatgggagagccacaaactggtaatgtttgtccagaaaggcgaaccttaggaactgatgatgatctttgtggataggaatatgtagatacgcatcctttagatccacggtagtcataaattgaccctcctggattgtaggtaaaatcgttcgaatagtttccattttgaacgatggcactctgagaaatttgtttaggatctttaaatccagaattggtctgaaagttccctcttttttgggaactacaaacagatttgagtaaaaacccattccttgttccacggttggaactgggtgtatcactcccatttttaacaggtcttctacacaatgt
Proteins encoded in this region:
- the NABP2 gene encoding SOSS complex subunit B1 isoform X1, with the protein product MTTETFVKDVKPGLKNLNVLFIVLETGRVTKTKDGHEVRTCKVADKTGSINISVWDDVGNLIQPGDIIRLTKGYASVFKGCLTLYTGRGGDLQKIGEFCMVYSEVPNFSEPNPEYVAQQSQNKQAQAENVTGSANHSSSNNQTPPGKDESTPAVLSVKLTFTDSSDLPNGNGNNSSGPATHQPLPPPPHQTSGRITRSQPNHSLTGAPNPVSNGKETRRSGKR
- the NABP2 gene encoding SOSS complex subunit B1 isoform X2, producing the protein MTTETFVKDVKPGLKNLNVLFIVLETGRVTKTKDGHEVRTCKVADKTGSINISVWDDVGNLIQPGDIIRLTKGYASVFKGCLTLYTGRGGDLQKIGEFCMVYSEVPNFSEPNPEYVAQQSQNKQAQAENVTGSANHSSSNNQTPPASDLPNGNGNNSSGPATHQPLPPPPHQTSGRITRSQPNHSLTGAPNPVSNGKETRRSGKR